The following are encoded together in the Arcticibacterium luteifluviistationis genome:
- a CDS encoding DUF1800 domain-containing protein, with protein sequence MKTLLPFLFCSFLFTTVFGQELETFGLGNVRNVTVTASSNPSKGINTLLVDGYLPNYNAASRFLSQATLGATFSDIEAVANQGTENWLENQLNQSNSFSIESYLRYLAQGVADSLNLANPPPETPFTVENLNLNDWYFDVAWFQGSMTAPDKVRWRVALALSEIFVTSRVSDFDGNPYALASYYDLLLDQSFGNYRALLDSITYHPTMAVYLTYMNNHAQGIVDGNLVFPDENYAREIMQLFSIGLYELNQDGTEKKDAQGNSIPTYDNNDIAGLAKVFTGLSWPDAEYIGDRENSEQDYTRRLKFFPIDSSDAIRRPWKSNPDITNAHQAGGKTFLGTTIGQGRTVEQGEADIQDALDVIFNHPNVGPFISRRLIQRLVTSNPSSAYIGRIAGVFNNNGQGIRGDLKAVVKAILLDREARLVNEQDEAFAGKLREPFVTYMNLVYGLGLNSSTGVYRNHMSEVYNQMEQRPLESPTVFNFFEPDYVPDGDLKEAGKFGPEFQKLNSITLTGYLNALNEWLIDDDPIDYSSYFGGETYKPEQEPRFDFSADYALSSDQNVSVLLDKYNLILAHGALSPQNLQEIEFVLKNLPYRYSDGLPYEDDQDFRIRMAIYLIMASPDFLINR encoded by the coding sequence ATGAAAACACTGCTACCCTTTCTGTTTTGTAGCTTTTTGTTTACCACCGTTTTTGGCCAAGAGCTGGAAACCTTTGGTTTAGGAAATGTTAGAAATGTCACAGTAACCGCTAGTTCTAATCCTTCAAAAGGAATTAACACATTACTGGTAGATGGTTACCTCCCAAATTATAATGCGGCCTCTCGTTTTCTGTCACAAGCTACCTTAGGGGCAACTTTTTCTGATATTGAAGCAGTAGCTAATCAAGGCACTGAAAACTGGTTAGAAAACCAGTTAAATCAATCAAACTCATTTAGTATTGAAAGTTATTTAAGATACTTGGCTCAAGGAGTCGCAGATTCCTTAAACCTTGCCAACCCTCCTCCAGAAACACCTTTTACTGTAGAAAATCTAAATTTAAACGACTGGTATTTTGATGTTGCTTGGTTTCAGGGCAGCATGACTGCACCTGATAAAGTAAGATGGCGAGTAGCATTAGCATTAAGCGAAATCTTTGTCACTTCAAGAGTTTCAGACTTTGATGGAAACCCCTACGCTTTAGCTAGTTATTATGATTTACTCTTAGACCAATCTTTTGGTAATTATAGAGCCTTGCTAGATAGCATTACTTACCACCCTACCATGGCGGTTTATTTGACCTACATGAATAATCATGCCCAAGGTATTGTTGATGGAAATTTGGTTTTCCCTGATGAAAATTATGCTCGTGAAATTATGCAGTTGTTTTCTATTGGTTTATATGAACTAAATCAGGACGGAACAGAAAAGAAAGACGCCCAAGGGAATTCTATCCCTACTTATGATAATAATGACATAGCGGGTTTAGCAAAAGTTTTCACCGGTTTATCTTGGCCAGATGCTGAGTATATTGGTGATAGAGAAAATAGCGAACAAGATTATACTAGACGACTTAAGTTTTTTCCTATTGATAGTAGTGATGCAATAAGAAGACCTTGGAAGTCTAACCCTGATATAACAAATGCTCACCAAGCTGGTGGTAAAACCTTTTTGGGTACTACCATAGGGCAAGGGAGAACCGTAGAGCAAGGTGAAGCTGACATTCAAGATGCTTTAGATGTAATCTTTAATCACCCAAATGTAGGTCCATTTATTAGTAGAAGGCTCATTCAAAGGTTAGTGACCTCAAATCCTTCAAGTGCTTATATAGGGAGAATAGCAGGGGTATTTAATAATAATGGTCAAGGAATAAGAGGTGATTTAAAAGCGGTAGTCAAAGCCATTTTGTTAGATAGAGAAGCGAGACTTGTCAATGAGCAAGACGAAGCTTTTGCAGGGAAACTTAGAGAGCCTTTTGTGACCTATATGAACCTTGTGTATGGTTTAGGTTTAAACTCTAGCACGGGAGTCTACAGAAATCACATGAGTGAAGTTTATAACCAAATGGAGCAGCGGCCTTTAGAGTCGCCCACCGTTTTTAACTTTTTTGAACCAGATTATGTGCCAGATGGTGACCTTAAAGAAGCCGGAAAGTTTGGCCCAGAGTTTCAAAAACTTAATTCAATAACACTTACGGGCTATTTGAACGCTCTAAATGAGTGGCTGATAGATGACGATCCTATAGACTATTCTTCTTACTTCGGAGGGGAAACCTATAAACCAGAACAAGAACCACGTTTTGACTTTTCAGCAGATTATGCTTTGAGTAGCGACCAAAATGTTTCGGTGCTTTTAGATAAGTATAATTTGATTTTGGCTCATGGAGCATTAAGTCCTCAGAATCTTCAAGAGATAGAGTTTGTGTTAAAAAACTTGCCTTATCGATATTCGGATGGTTTACCTTATGAAGATGACCAAGATTTCAGAATTAGAATGGCAATATACCTTATCATGGCTTCACCAGATTTTTTAATTAACAGATAA
- a CDS encoding PA14 domain-containing protein, with product MKKALCILFLVLTAAFDGQAQCVGQAGQVKWHIWMGFETFRDSSYMSVQEFYPETPDQTIILGSLETAVNFNNYYVSLIRGYISVPQTASYYFNITGDDDSQFYLSTDESRDNLKKKASVYSYTSVGQHDKDSTQTSELTQLVAGQNYYFEIHHYEGSGGDHVGVYWRSPNVPDIDTVWQIVDYNYIKDYNCEVSCPERGTACDDGNATTINDQQDGHCNCVGEYPTANACVGERGKVEAYFYDDIDGTYVENDLTNAPNFPLVPDRREYLDGAFGPHDFYDRNDFGSLVQGYLTVPVTGQYEFNITGDNQTFFFLSKNDSIEYKQTSQALVFYGVGESEHDNSVFQNIGPLLLEAGKYYYYEFRHKENSWRGFFSLHWKTPFQTHDGWKRVPNFYLYDYDCEVSCIAQGTPCDDNNPFTNNDQIDANCECAGVPCTGEDCDNLFAKYNFYDKAEHTTNVISTEENSWLSCGGGTAANPNPARSSLNRWIKYDFSNQYKFANSRIWNYNVAGETTKGFKNVVVDYSVDGITWQALGGTYAWPQAPGDSDYSGFAGPNFNQLKARYILISSIDNWGDATCSGFSKVTFDALLCDNKDTPCDDGDPLTSYDKFDDSCNCRGVDINCASDTIALVRGEITDAEFKAIKRIESQSLVPSTQNVTFTAGNSIVLLPGFEVSSDAVFKADIANCVQTAFEENQELSLKKETLLSDDQDRDNIKKVIFRLNAPGDVKLVLLDGKGNKMVTIIDDYYENLGTQVKYIPTAKLDKGTYVVELSINGNQLKETFVVD from the coding sequence ATGAAAAAAGCTCTATGTATTCTTTTTTTGGTATTAACAGCTGCTTTTGATGGGCAAGCCCAGTGTGTGGGACAAGCCGGTCAGGTCAAATGGCATATTTGGATGGGTTTTGAAACCTTTAGAGATAGTTCTTATATGTCTGTGCAGGAGTTTTACCCCGAGACTCCAGACCAAACTATTATTCTAGGTTCCTTAGAAACGGCTGTCAATTTTAATAACTATTACGTATCACTTATTAGAGGGTATATTTCGGTGCCACAAACGGCATCTTACTATTTCAATATTACAGGGGATGATGATTCTCAGTTTTATTTAAGTACGGACGAAAGTAGAGATAACCTAAAGAAGAAGGCTTCGGTTTATTCATATACTAGTGTAGGTCAACATGATAAAGACAGTACCCAAACCTCTGAATTGACTCAGCTTGTAGCAGGGCAGAATTATTACTTTGAAATTCATCATTATGAGGGAAGCGGTGGCGACCATGTCGGCGTTTATTGGCGAAGCCCAAATGTTCCTGATATTGATACCGTTTGGCAAATAGTAGACTATAATTATATTAAAGATTACAACTGCGAAGTAAGCTGTCCTGAAAGGGGGACAGCCTGTGATGATGGTAATGCCACCACCATAAATGACCAACAAGACGGACATTGCAACTGTGTAGGAGAATATCCGACGGCAAATGCATGTGTAGGTGAGCGAGGCAAGGTAGAGGCGTACTTTTATGACGATATTGACGGAACGTACGTAGAAAATGATTTGACCAATGCTCCAAATTTCCCCTTGGTACCAGACAGGAGGGAGTATTTAGACGGTGCTTTTGGCCCTCATGATTTTTATGATAGAAATGACTTTGGTTCTTTGGTGCAGGGTTATTTAACAGTACCCGTAACCGGTCAATATGAATTTAATATTACAGGAGATAATCAAACTTTTTTCTTTCTCAGTAAAAATGATTCTATAGAATATAAGCAAACCAGTCAAGCATTGGTTTTTTATGGCGTAGGAGAGTCTGAGCATGATAATTCTGTTTTTCAAAACATAGGTCCTTTACTGCTAGAGGCTGGTAAATACTATTATTATGAGTTTAGGCATAAAGAAAACTCTTGGCGAGGCTTTTTTAGTCTGCACTGGAAAACACCTTTTCAAACGCATGATGGTTGGAAAAGAGTGCCGAATTTTTACCTCTATGATTATGATTGTGAGGTCTCTTGTATAGCTCAAGGTACGCCATGTGATGATAATAATCCGTTTACAAACAATGACCAAATAGACGCCAACTGCGAATGTGCAGGAGTGCCTTGCACCGGCGAAGACTGTGATAATCTTTTTGCTAAATATAATTTTTACGACAAAGCAGAGCATACCACCAATGTCATAAGTACCGAAGAGAATTCGTGGCTTTCTTGTGGAGGTGGTACGGCAGCTAATCCAAATCCTGCGAGGAGTAGCCTTAATAGATGGATAAAGTATGATTTTTCAAATCAATACAAGTTCGCGAATTCAAGAATTTGGAATTATAATGTGGCAGGAGAAACTACCAAAGGTTTTAAAAATGTAGTGGTAGATTATTCAGTTGATGGTATTACTTGGCAGGCATTGGGCGGTACATACGCATGGCCGCAAGCACCAGGGGATAGTGATTATTCGGGCTTTGCAGGGCCCAATTTTAATCAATTAAAAGCGAGGTATATTTTAATATCGTCCATTGATAATTGGGGTGATGCTACTTGCTCAGGATTTAGTAAAGTTACATTTGATGCTTTACTCTGCGATAATAAAGATACACCCTGTGACGATGGTGACCCGCTTACCTCTTATGATAAGTTTGACGATAGTTGCAACTGTAGAGGGGTAGATATTAACTGTGCCAGCGATACCATTGCTTTGGTGAGAGGCGAGATTACAGATGCCGAATTTAAAGCGATAAAAAGGATTGAATCACAAAGTTTGGTGCCAAGCACACAAAATGTAACATTCACGGCAGGGAATAGTATAGTGCTGTTGCCAGGTTTTGAAGTGTCTAGCGATGCTGTTTTCAAAGCAGATATTGCCAACTGTGTTCAAACGGCTTTTGAAGAAAATCAAGAGCTAAGTTTGAAGAAAGAAACACTCCTTTCTGATGACCAAGATAGAGACAATATCAAAAAAGTGATATTTAGACTCAATGCCCCTGGTGATGTCAAATTAGTACTGCTAGATGGCAAAGGGAATAAAATGGTAACTATTATTGACGATTATTACGAAAACCTAGGCACGCAAGTTAAGTACATCCCAACGGCCAAATTAGATAAAGGTACTTATGTGGTAGAGCTGTCAATTAATGGTAATCAGCTAAAAGAAACGTTCGTGGTCGATTAA
- a CDS encoding DUF1501 domain-containing protein, giving the protein MRRRDFIKSVGCGAMGSTTLLNTLANLGVMNGAMANTSFDPGAEDYKAIVCVLLSGGLDSYNMLIPAGEDAGGDNGFNDYKALRTDLAVQDLEDLNVFNNTQHVGVRGFSNAYNAFGVHPGMPEMKTLFDSGKLAFMSNIGTLVEPLMSIADYQNSQKKKPLGIYSHSDQSMQWQTSVPQSRDAVGFGGRMADLLQASNSNQSLSMNLSLDGKNIFQRGHDIAEYAIRSNIGPNNVGFESFPEWWSNAGYLNQLRDNAIDNMMSNTYANLLQKTYATTAKTSISAFATFKEALKKVPAMSTVFPETSLAEEMAAITRVMSVRNELGAKRQIFFVNYGGWDMHDGLVNGLNTRLPVVSEALKAFYDSTVELGIADKVTTYTISDFARTITSNGQGSDHGWGGNSMVMGGAVNGGKIYGGFPQMSLNNNPQNVSFRGNFIPAVSTDELYAELALWYGISPADLCYVLPNLGNFYSYSAGNYPLGLMNMSDGISSVDNPKNCLTY; this is encoded by the coding sequence ATGAGAAGAAGGGATTTTATAAAATCGGTTGGTTGTGGAGCTATGGGAAGCACTACGCTTCTAAATACGCTGGCAAACCTAGGCGTTATGAATGGTGCCATGGCAAATACTTCTTTTGACCCTGGTGCAGAAGATTATAAGGCCATCGTTTGTGTCTTACTTTCTGGTGGCTTAGACTCTTACAACATGCTTATTCCGGCAGGGGAAGATGCTGGCGGAGACAATGGCTTTAATGATTATAAAGCTTTGCGTACAGATTTGGCCGTTCAAGATTTAGAAGATTTAAACGTTTTTAATAATACCCAGCATGTAGGTGTTAGAGGTTTTTCTAATGCCTATAATGCCTTTGGTGTTCATCCAGGAATGCCTGAAATGAAAACACTTTTTGATTCGGGTAAATTAGCTTTTATGTCAAATATTGGCACTTTAGTAGAGCCTTTAATGTCAATAGCCGATTATCAAAACAGTCAAAAGAAGAAGCCATTAGGTATCTATTCTCATTCTGATCAATCTATGCAATGGCAAACCTCTGTTCCTCAAAGTAGAGATGCTGTAGGTTTTGGAGGAAGAATGGCAGATTTACTTCAAGCCAGTAATTCCAATCAAAGTTTGAGTATGAATCTTTCTTTAGATGGAAAGAATATCTTTCAACGAGGTCATGACATAGCGGAGTACGCCATTCGTTCAAATATTGGACCTAATAATGTGGGTTTTGAGTCATTCCCAGAATGGTGGAGTAATGCTGGTTATTTGAATCAGTTAAGAGATAATGCCATTGACAATATGATGTCAAACACTTACGCTAATTTGCTTCAAAAGACATATGCTACTACAGCAAAAACGTCGATATCGGCCTTTGCGACTTTCAAAGAAGCTTTAAAGAAAGTACCAGCCATGTCTACAGTATTCCCTGAAACTTCATTGGCAGAAGAAATGGCAGCCATTACGAGAGTAATGAGTGTTAGAAACGAATTAGGAGCTAAAAGACAAATATTCTTTGTGAATTATGGTGGTTGGGATATGCATGATGGCTTGGTCAATGGCTTGAATACTAGACTGCCAGTGGTTAGTGAAGCATTAAAGGCCTTTTATGATAGCACAGTAGAATTAGGAATAGCAGATAAAGTAACCACGTATACCATTTCAGATTTTGCTAGAACAATAACTTCAAATGGCCAAGGTTCTGACCATGGCTGGGGAGGAAACAGTATGGTGATGGGAGGTGCTGTAAATGGTGGTAAAATATACGGTGGCTTTCCTCAAATGAGTCTTAATAATAATCCTCAAAATGTTTCTTTTCGTGGGAATTTTATACCCGCTGTTTCTACTGACGAGCTTTATGCTGAGTTGGCTCTTTGGTATGGCATTAGCCCTGCAGATTTATGTTATGTGTTGCCAAATCTTGGAAACTTCTATTCGTATTCGGCAGGAAATTATCCTTTAGGCTTAATGAACATGTCGGATGGTATTTCTAGTGTAGATAATCCTAAAAACTGTCTGACTTATTGA